The Ignavibacteriales bacterium DNA segment GTCAACCATTTTATTTTTGACCGAGGAGGTTGATGCTTTTACTCTTTCATAAAAATTCTCTGCCATTGTTATTCTTTCTATATAGTAATTAATCTTAATTCAAAATTACGGATACTTTTTTATTTGAGGAAAAATGATTTGTCCCTTCCTTTGTGAAACTTAGTGCCTATGCGCTTTAGTGCAGAAAATTCCTTGCAGTAATTAAAGAATAGCCACCAAGGCTCCAGGACACAAAGAAACACTAAACCTATTTTCTAAAAAATAATTTTGAGTTATTTCAGTATATTTTAAATGAAAATGAAATTTGATAATTAATAAGAAAAGATTATGCTGATACTTTATAACACACTTACAAAAAAGAAAGAAGAATTTAAACCCCTCAATCCGCCGAATGTAAATTTTTATATCTGCGGACCAACCGTTTATGATTACTTCCATATCGGTAATGCACGTTCATTTATAATCTCAGATATGCTGCGAAGGTATCTCATCTATAAAGGCTACAAAGTAAAATTTGTAATGAACATAACAGACATTGATGATCGAATAATAAAAAAATCCATTGATGAAAAAATCAGTTTCAATGAAGTTGCTTCGAAATACACCAAAGCTTTTTTAGAAGACATAAGTGCATTGAAATTAAAACCTGCGGATGTTAATCCTAAAGCAACAGAACATATTGGAGAGATAATTAATCTCATCAAGACTCTCGAAGAAAAGGGAATCGCTTACAATGTTGATGGTGATGTTTTTTATGATGTATCGAAATTCGAAGGATACGGCAAACTCAGCAGCAAAAATTTAGAGCAGCTTGAATCTGGTGCGCGAGTTGAAATAAACGAAACTAAAAAAAATCCGCTTGATTTTGCATTATGGAAAAAAGCAAAACCCGGTGAACCTTCGTGGGAAAGCCCCTGGGGCAAAGGCAGACCCGGATGGCATATCGAGTGCTCTGCAATGAGCTGCAAACATCTCGGCGAATCTTTTGATATTCACGCCGGCGGAAATGATTTAATTTTCCCCCACCACGAAAATGAAATTGCGCAGAGCGAAGGCGCTACTGGAAAACCTTTCGTGAAGTACTGGCTGCATTTTGGATTTCTGAATATCAATGAAGAAAAAATGTCAAAGTCGCTCGGTAATTTTTTAACTGCAAGAGATATTCTGAAAAATTATTCAGCAGAAGCAATTAGATTATTTTTTGCGCAGGCTTATTACCGTGGTCCACTGAATTTTAGTGATGAACTTT contains these protein-coding regions:
- a CDS encoding cysteine--tRNA ligase produces the protein MLILYNTLTKKKEEFKPLNPPNVNFYICGPTVYDYFHIGNARSFIISDMLRRYLIYKGYKVKFVMNITDIDDRIIKKSIDEKISFNEVASKYTKAFLEDISALKLKPADVNPKATEHIGEIINLIKTLEEKGIAYNVDGDVFYDVSKFEGYGKLSSKNLEQLESGARVEINETKKNPLDFALWKKAKPGEPSWESPWGKGRPGWHIECSAMSCKHLGESFDIHAGGNDLIFPHHENEIAQSEGATGKPFVKYWLHFGFLNINEEKMSKSLGNFLTARDILKNYSAEAIRLFFAQAYYRGPLNFSDELLQAAQKGVEKFVNLAQKINDELNKDNSEGVYPEIDIKKYLDEFETVMDDDFNSAQGVAVIFDFAKEVNRIIASDQKIKKDFFVDVKNFLTKTAVDVLGIMNFDLTVKGGGELEDALIKFLIELRNNAKKEKNFLLADKIRGV